The genomic region TCGGCCTGGCGCTGCTGGCCGTCGCGGCGCTCGGCCTCCGGGAGACCCTGCCACCGGCGCGGCGGCGACGCGGTGGCGTCGCCGCGACCGTGCGCGTCTACGGCGGGCTGCTGCGCGATCGCACCTTCGTCGGGCTCATCCTGGTCGCCGGCCTGGCCATGGCGGCCCTCTTCTCGTACGTGTCCGGCTCGTCGTTCGTCTTCCAGGAGCAGTACGGCCTCGACGAGCAGGAGTTCGGGCTGGCCTTCGGCGCCGGCGCGGTCGGCCTGATCACCGCCACCCAGCTGAACGTCCGACTGCTGCAGCGGTACTCACCGCAGCGGATCCTCGTCGCCGCGCTGGGCGCGGGCACCGCCGCCGGGTTCGCCCTGCTGGTGTTCGCCGCCACCGGGCGCGGTGGCCTCGCGGCCGTGCTGGTGTCGCTGTGGGCCGTACTCGCCGCGTGCGGGCTGGCCCTGCCGAACGCGCCCGCCCTGGCGCTGTCCCGCCACGGCGAGTCGGCCGGCACCGCGGCCGCCCTGCTCGGCGCGGTGCAGTTCGCCGTCGGCGCGCTGGCCGCGCCTCTGGTGGGCGTGCTCGGCACCGGCAGCGTGGGGATGGCCGTGGTGGTGGCCGGCGGGATGGCGGCGGCGACGCTCGTCCTGCTCGTGGTCGTCCGACCCGCCCGGCTCGGGGACCTCGAGCCGGGCGCGGTGGCGGTGGCCGCGCACTGACGCCGAACCGTTGCCGGCGGGGTGCGAGCTCCCCACCGGCACCGGTTCGTCAGCGTCAGTGGCAGGAGCCGGTGCCGCTGTCGTTGTACGACTGCCCGGCCACCGGCACGAACTGCCAGTCGTAGCTGCCGGAGTGCAGGGTGAACTTCAGGACCCCGTACGCGGAGCTGTTGCGCGCCTCGCTGTTGGGCTGGATGGTGCCGAAGCCGTAGTGGCTCGCACCGCCCATCCCGGCGACGAAGCTGCGCAGGCCCCGGCCGGTGTCCAGGCCACCGTTCGGGTTCATCGGGCCGAACCGCTCGTAGACGTGGTTGTGACCCCACACGACGACGTCGGCGTTGTGGTCGTAGAGCGCCTGGTAGAGCGGGCGCGTCGAGGTCGACGGCGCGTGGTTGGAGCTCGACGTGAACAGCGGGTGGTGCCAGTACGCCAGCGTGCACGGCTTCGTGCTGGCCGCCAGGTCGGACCGGAGCCACTGCTCCTGCGCCGACCCGGCGGACATGCTGATGTTCGAGTTCAACGACACGATGTGCCAGTTGCCGAGGTCGTAGGAGTAGTAGCCCCGGCCGCTCGGGCCGGCCTGCATCCCGAAGTAGTTGTAGTACGGGGTCGCGCCCGAGGTGTTGTAGTCGTGGTTGCCCGGCGACGGGCGGGTGCGCGACTTGTGCCGGCCCCAGGTCGGCGCGTAGTAGCTGGTGAACTCGGACGCCGTGCCGTTGTTGTAGACGTTGTCGCCGGTGGTGAACACCGTGCCGGGGATGGTGTCGAGCAGCGCCGCGGTCGCGGTGTCGCCCGAGCCGGAGTTGGCGATGTCGCCGGCGCCGACGAGCACCGGGTCGCCGGACGGCGGCGGCGTGGTGCCGGTCGTGATGACCAGCTGCGGAGCGTCGGCGCCGCTCTCCCGCGAGTCGTAGTAGGCGCCGTCGCTGTTGGCGGAGGTCGCGCCGAAGCTGACGGCGCCGTTCCCGGTGACCCGGGAGGTGACGTCGACTTCGTACCAGCCGTTGGCGGTGACCGAGCCGATCGAGCCCAGCGTGGCGCCGTCGATGGCCGGCTGGTTGTTCCAGGTCGTGCCGGTCTCCGACCAGGTCGTGTTGGACATCGCCTTGAACGTGCCGCCGTTGCTGCTGCCGCTGTTGCCGCTGATCGTGCGCAGCCGCAGCTTGGCGCTGGTGACCGTGCCGCTGACCCCGCTCACGCTGAAGCGCAGGAACGTCCGCCGGACCGGCGAGTTGTCGACCACGATCTGCGTCGACGTGCCGTAGTTGGTGGACGCGGTGTCGCTCTGGACGTACGTGTCGGCGGCCGGCGTGAACGTGAGTGTCGCCGCCGAGGCCGAGGTCGCGCCGGTCACGACGATCGCGGCGGTGGCGGCGACCAGCACCGCGACCGCCCCGATCGTCACCGGCGGGCGGAGGAGTCGATTGCCCATTCAGGAACCCTTCTCTGGCGTGCGTGTAGAGAGCGTTCGGAATGTAGGAAGGTCGATGGACCGGCGGGAGGCCGCGGGGTGAACAGCCCGTCCGCGCAGGGAAACACATCGATGTTGTCGAGGTGTTCACCGGGTGCACGCCCGGCCGGCACGCGCGGTGCGTTGTCCCGCGTCCGGAGGGGACGGACGATGGCTGACCGTCGGCGCCGAGCGGTGAGCGCCAACGCACCGACCGCCAGCCGCCGACCGAAGAGGATGCCCGTGTACCTGTCGACCGTCACCCGACCGGAGACCGCACCGCCCGGTCCCGCGCCCGGCCGCACCCGACGCCGGCTCGCCCTGGTCAGCGGCAACGTCGTCGCCCTCGGCACGGTCAGCCTGATCACCGACGTCTCGGCCGAGATGGTCACCGCGGTACTGCCGCTCTACCTGGTGCTCGGCCTGCAACTCAGCCCGCTGGCCTTCGGGGTGATCGACGGCGTCTACACCGGCGCGACCGCCCTGCTGCGGGTCGTCGGCGGGTTCCTCGCCGACCGGTTCCGGCGGCGGAAACTGGTCGCCGGTGTCGGCTACGCGCTCTCCGCCGTCGCCAAGCTCGGCCTGCTGCTCGCCGGCCGCTCGGTGCCGGCGATCGGGGCCGTGATCGCGGTCGACCGGCTCGGCAAGGGCGTGCGCAGCGCGCCCCGCGACGCGCTCATCACCCTGTCCACGCCGCCCCAGTCGCTGGGCCGGGCGTTCGGGGTGCACCGCATGATGGACAGCGTCGGCGCGTTCCTCGGCCCGCTGGTGGCGATCGCGGTCCTGGCGGCCGTCGGCGAGTCGTACGACGCGGTGTTCGTGGCGAGCTTCTGCATCGCCGCGCTCGGCGTCGTCGTGCTCGTGCTGTTCGTGCGGGAGCGCCCCACCGGCCCGAGGCCTGGTGGCCCCGGTGACGCGGAGGAACGGAAGGTCTCCGTCCGCGAGGCGCTCGGCCTGCTGCGCGACCGGCCGGCCCGCCGGCTCGTGCTGGCCGCCGGACTGCTCGGGCTGGCGACCATCGGCGACGGCTTCGTCTACCTGCTGCTGCAACGCCGGGAGGACCTGAGTCTCACGTGGTTTCCGCTGCTCGCGGTCGGGACCAGCCTGGCGTACCTGGTGCTCGCCACCCCGATCGGCCTGCTCGCCGACCGGATCGGGCGGCTGCCGGTGGTGGTCGGCGGGTACGTGGCGCTCGGCGCGACCTACCTGCTGCTGGCCGGCCCGGTCGGCGGCTGGCCGCTGCTGGTCCTGGCGCTCGCCCTGTACGGCCTGTTCTACGCGGCCACCGACGGCGTGCTCATCGCGCTCGCCGGGCCAGTCCTGCCACCCCGGCTGCGGACGACGGGTATCGCGCTCGTCCAGACCGGGCAGGCGCTGGCCTACCTCGTGTCGTCGGTCCTGTTCGGGCTCGCCTGGCAGGCGTGGGGCCCGCAGACCGCGATCCGGGTCGCGGCGGCGGCCGTCGCCGGGATCCTGCTCGTCACCCTGCTCCTGCTGGCCCGTGGCCGGCGCGTCGTCACCGGGAAGGTGTCCTCATGACCGCGATGTCGAACCGGGCGAAGCTCGGCGTGGTGACGGCCGCCGCCGTCGTGCTGGGGGCCGTGGCGGCCGGGTACGCCGTCGCCGCCGGGCCGTCGTCGTCACCCTCGCCGGCGGTCGCCGCCGGCGAGGGCACGGTCACGCTGGATCCCGGGCCGCGCCTGCTGGCGATCACCGACCGGCACGTCTCCTCGGTCGCCGCCGCCGAGCCGTCCGGCCCGCGCACCGTGTCGACGAGGGAGTGCCTGCGGGTGTACGCCGCCGCCGGCACCGGCGTCTGCCTCGGGCC from Micromonospora sp. WMMD812 harbors:
- a CDS encoding multidrug effflux MFS transporter; its protein translation is MSPRQRWRLVLVLGSLIAIGPLTIDMYLPSLPAIATDLHTTSAAVQLTLTGTLAGLAFGQLLIGPLSDAVGRRTPLLAGMALHIVASVLCVVAPTIGLVGALRVLQGLGVAAASVVAMAVVRDLFDGAAFAKLFSRLMLVMGMAPILAPTLGSLLLRWSAWRGVFVALAVLGLALLAVAALGLRETLPPARRRRGGVAATVRVYGGLLRDRTFVGLILVAGLAMAALFSYVSGSSFVFQEQYGLDEQEFGLAFGAGAVGLITATQLNVRLLQRYSPQRILVAALGAGTAAGFALLVFAATGRGGLAAVLVSLWAVLAACGLALPNAPALALSRHGESAGTAAALLGAVQFAVGALAAPLVGVLGTGSVGMAVVVAGGMAAATLVLLVVVRPARLGDLEPGAVAVAAH
- a CDS encoding DNRLRE domain-containing protein translates to MGNRLLRPPVTIGAVAVLVAATAAIVVTGATSASAATLTFTPAADTYVQSDTASTNYGTSTQIVVDNSPVRRTFLRFSVSGVSGTVTSAKLRLRTISGNSGSSNGGTFKAMSNTTWSETGTTWNNQPAIDGATLGSIGSVTANGWYEVDVTSRVTGNGAVSFGATSANSDGAYYDSRESGADAPQLVITTGTTPPPSGDPVLVGAGDIANSGSGDTATAALLDTIPGTVFTTGDNVYNNGTASEFTSYYAPTWGRHKSRTRPSPGNHDYNTSGATPYYNYFGMQAGPSGRGYYSYDLGNWHIVSLNSNISMSAGSAQEQWLRSDLAASTKPCTLAYWHHPLFTSSSNHAPSTSTRPLYQALYDHNADVVVWGHNHVYERFGPMNPNGGLDTGRGLRSFVAGMGGASHYGFGTIQPNSEARNSSAYGVLKFTLHSGSYDWQFVPVAGQSYNDSGTGSCH
- a CDS encoding MFS transporter, whose product is MYLSTVTRPETAPPGPAPGRTRRRLALVSGNVVALGTVSLITDVSAEMVTAVLPLYLVLGLQLSPLAFGVIDGVYTGATALLRVVGGFLADRFRRRKLVAGVGYALSAVAKLGLLLAGRSVPAIGAVIAVDRLGKGVRSAPRDALITLSTPPQSLGRAFGVHRMMDSVGAFLGPLVAIAVLAAVGESYDAVFVASFCIAALGVVVLVLFVRERPTGPRPGGPGDAEERKVSVREALGLLRDRPARRLVLAAGLLGLATIGDGFVYLLLQRREDLSLTWFPLLAVGTSLAYLVLATPIGLLADRIGRLPVVVGGYVALGATYLLLAGPVGGWPLLVLALALYGLFYAATDGVLIALAGPVLPPRLRTTGIALVQTGQALAYLVSSVLFGLAWQAWGPQTAIRVAAAAVAGILLVTLLLLARGRRVVTGKVSS